A genomic window from Cyprinus carpio isolate SPL01 chromosome B9, ASM1834038v1, whole genome shotgun sequence includes:
- the LOC122138502 gene encoding 60 kDa heat shock protein, mitochondrial-like, translating to MLRLPSVMKQMRPVCRALAPHLTRAYAKDIKFGADARALMLQGVDLLVDAVAVTMGPKGRTVIIEQSWGSPKVTKDGVTVAKSIDLKDKCKNIGARLVQDVANNTNEEAGDGTTTATVLARAIAKEGFDTISKGANPVEIRRGVMLAVEVVISELKKLSKPVTTPEEIAQVATISANGDTEVGNIISNAMKKVGRKGVISVKDGKTLHDELEIIEGMKFDRGYISPYFINTAKGQKCEFQDAFLLLSEKKISSVQSIVPALELANQHRKPLVIIAEDVDGEALSTLVLNRLKVGLQVVAVKAPGFGDNRKNQLRDMAISTGGTVFGDEAVGLAIEDIQAHDFGRVGEVIVTKDDTMLLKGRGDPAAIEKRTNEIAEELESTNSDYEKEKLNERLAKLSDGVAVIKVGGTSDVEVNEKKDRVTDALNATRAAVEEGIVLGGGCALLRCIPALDNIKPVNDDQKIGIDIIRKALRIPAMTIAKNAGVEGSLVVEKILQSAPEIGYDAMNGEYVNMVERGIIDPTKVVRTALLDAAGVASLLFTAEAVVIEIPKEEKDMPAGGMGGMGGMGGMGGMGF from the exons ATGCTGCGTTTACCCAGTGTAATGAAACAGATGAGGCCAGTGTGCAGGGCGCTGGCCCCACACCTGACCCGTGCGTATGCCAAGGACATCAAGTTTGGAGCAGATGCCCGCGCCCTCATGCTCCAGGGCGTTGACCTGCTGGTTGATGCTGTGGCCGTCACCATGGGACCAAAG GGTCGCACCGTCATCATCGAGCAGAGCTGGGGCAGCCCTAAAGTCACCAAAGATGGTGTCACAGTTGCCAAAAGTATTGACTTGAAGGATAAGTGTAAGAACATCGGGGCCAGGCTGGTACAGGACGTGGCCAACAACACAAATGAGGAAGCTGGAGACGGCACCACAACCGCCACAGTTTTGGCCCGTGCTATTGCCAAGGAGGGATTTGACACCATCAGCAAAGGCGCCAACCCTGTGGAGATCCGTAGAGGAGTCATGCTGGCGGTGGAAGTAGTCATCAGTGAACTCAAGAAGCTCTCCAAGCCGGTCACAACACCAGAGGAAATCGCTCAG GTGGCCACTATTTCTGCCAATGGAGACACTGAAGTTGGAAACATCATCTCCAATGCTATGAAGAAAGTGGGCCGCAAGGGTGTTATTAGTG TAAAGGATGGTAAAACCCTACATGATGAGCTGGAGATCATTGAGGGCATGAAGTTCGACCGTGGCTACATTTCTCCTTACTTCATCAACACAGCTAAAG GCCAGAAGTGTGAGTTCCAGGATGCTTTCCTGCTTCTGAGTGAGAAGAAGATCTCCAGCGTACAGAGCATCGTGCCAGCACTGGAACTTGCCAACCAGCATCGCAAGCCTCTGGTCATCATTGCTGAAGATGTGGACGGAGAGGCACTCAGCACTCTGGTCCTCAACAG GTTGAAGGTTGGACTTCAGGTCGTTGCAGTCAAGGCTCCAGGATTTGGGGACAACAGGAAAAACCAGCTGCGGGATATGGCCATTTCCACTGGAGGCACG gtgtttGGTGATGAGGCTGTGGGTCTGGCCATTGAGGATATCCAGGCACATGACTTTGGCAGGGTCGGCGAGGTCATTGTGACAAAGGATGACACGATGCTCCTCAAAGGCCGTGGTGATCCAGCAGCCATTGAGAAGCGTACGAATGAGATCGCGGAAGAGCTGGAGAGCACTAACAGTGACTACGAGAAGGAGAAACTCAACGAGCGTCTGGCCAAACTCTCTGATGGAGTGGCTGTGATTAAG GTTGGAGGAACAAGCGACGTTGAAGTGAATGAGAAGAAAGACCGCGTCACTGATGCGCTGAACGCCACTCGAGCTGCTGTGGAGGAGGGAATAGTTCTTGGAGGAGGATGTGCCCTGCTGCGCTGCATCCCAGCCCTGGACAACATCAAGCCAGTCAATGATGATCAAAAGATTG GTATCGACATCATTCGCAAAGCGCTTCGTATTCCTGCAATGACTATTGCCAAGAATGCAGGAGTTGAGGGATCTCTGGTGGTGGAGAAGATCTTGCAGAGCGCTCCAGAGATTGGATATGACGCTATGAATGGAGAATATGTTAACATGGTCGAAAGAGGCATTATTGACCCCACGAAG GTCGTGAGGACTGCACTGCTAGATGCTGCAGGCGTTGCATCTCTGCTGTTTACTGCTGAAGCCGTTGTCATCGAGATACCAAAGGAGGAGAAGGACATGCCGGCTGGAGGAATGGGAGGAATGGGAGGCATGGGTGGCATGGGAGGCATGGGATTCTAA
- the LOC109096188 gene encoding 10 kDa heat shock protein, mitochondrial isoform X2, with amino-acid sequence MQAFRKFLPMFDRVLVERLAAETMTKGGIMIPEKSQAKVLQAAVVAVGPGSTNKDGKVTPVCVKVGDKVLLPEYGGTKVVLDDKDYFLFRDGDILGKYVE; translated from the exons ATG CAGGCTTTCCGGAAATTTCTTCCCATGTTCGACCgcgtgttggtggagcggctagCTGCAGAGACGATGACAAAAGGAGGCATCATGATTCCAGAAAAGTCTCAAGCCAAAGTGCTGCAGGCTGCCGTGGTGGCAGTGGGTCCAGGATCCACCAACAAG GATGGGAAAGTAACACCTGTCTGCGTCAAAGTTGGGGATAAAGTTCTGCTGCCGGAGTACGGAGGAACAAAAGTTGTTCTTGATGATAAG gACTATTTCCTGTTCCGGGATGGAGATATTCTTGGCAAATATGTAGAATGA
- the LOC109096188 gene encoding MOB-like protein phocein isoform X4 — protein MQAFRKFLPMFDRVLVERLAAETMTKGGIMIPEKSQAKVLQAAVVAVGPGSTNKDFYNWSDESFEEMDSTLAVQQYIQQNIRSDCSNIEKIMEPPEGQDEGVWKYEHLRQFCLELNGLAVKLQNECHPDTCTQMTATEQWIFLCAAHKTPKECPAIDYTRHTLDGAACLLNSNKYFPSRVSIKESSVAKLGSVCRRIYRIFSHAYFHHRQIFDKYENETFLCHRFTRFVMKYNLMSKDNLIVPILEEEVQSATAGESDA, from the exons ATG CAGGCTTTCCGGAAATTTCTTCCCATGTTCGACCgcgtgttggtggagcggctagCTGCAGAGACGATGACAAAAGGAGGCATCATGATTCCAGAAAAGTCTCAAGCCAAAGTGCTGCAGGCTGCCGTGGTGGCAGTGGGTCCAGGATCCACCAACAAG gACTTCTACaactggtctgatgagtcttttGAAGAGATGGACAGCACACTGGCAGTGCAACAG tatatcCAGCAGAACATCCGTTCAGACTGTTCCAACATAGAGAAGATTATGGAGCCTCCAGAGGGACAGGATGAGGGGGTGTGGAAATATGAACATCTCAG ACAGTTCTGTTTGGAGCTCAATGGCTTAGCAGTTAAGCTGCAG AATGAGTGTCATCCTGACACGTGTACCCAGATGACTGCCACTGAGCAGTGGATCTTTCTGTGTGCTGCCCACAAGACTCCCAAAGAG TGCCCTGCCATTGACTACACAAGGCACACTCTCGATGGAGCTGCGTGTCTTCTCAACAGCAACAAGTATTTTCCCAGCCG CGTCAGCATTAAGGAATCATCTGTGGCCAAACTGGGCTCGGTTTGCCGTCGCATCTATAGGATCTTCTCCCATGCTTACTTTCACCACCGCCAGATTTTTGACAAGTATGAG AATGAGACTTTCTTGTGTCACCGCTTCACTCGTTTCGTGATGAAGTACAACCTTATGTCAAAGGACAACCTCATCGTGCCCATCCTGGAAGAGGAAGTCCAGAGTGCCACTGCTGGGGAGAGTGACGCCTGA
- the LOC109096188 gene encoding 10 kDa heat shock protein, mitochondrial isoform X3 has protein sequence MAFRKFLPMFDRVLVERLAAETMTKGGIMIPEKSQAKVLQAAVVAVGPGSTNKDGKVTPVCVKVGDKVLLPEYGGTKVVLDDKDYFLFRDGDILGKYVE, from the exons ATG GCTTTCCGGAAATTTCTTCCCATGTTCGACCgcgtgttggtggagcggctagCTGCAGAGACGATGACAAAAGGAGGCATCATGATTCCAGAAAAGTCTCAAGCCAAAGTGCTGCAGGCTGCCGTGGTGGCAGTGGGTCCAGGATCCACCAACAAG GATGGGAAAGTAACACCTGTCTGCGTCAAAGTTGGGGATAAAGTTCTGCTGCCGGAGTACGGAGGAACAAAAGTTGTTCTTGATGATAAG gACTATTTCCTGTTCCGGGATGGAGATATTCTTGGCAAATATGTAGAATGA
- the LOC109096188 gene encoding MOB-like protein phocein isoform X1, producing the protein MVMAEGTAVLRRNRPGTKAKDFYNWSDESFEEMDSTLAVQQYIQQNIRSDCSNIEKIMEPPEGQDEGVWKYEHLRQFCLELNGLAVKLQNECHPDTCTQMTATEQWIFLCAAHKTPKECPAIDYTRHTLDGAACLLNSNKYFPSRVSIKESSVAKLGSVCRRIYRIFSHAYFHHRQIFDKYENETFLCHRFTRFVMKYNLMSKDNLIVPILEEEVQSATAGESDA; encoded by the exons ATGGTCATGGCGGAGGGCACAGCTGTTCTGAGGAGGAATAGACCAGGCACCAAGGCGAAG gACTTCTACaactggtctgatgagtcttttGAAGAGATGGACAGCACACTGGCAGTGCAACAG tatatcCAGCAGAACATCCGTTCAGACTGTTCCAACATAGAGAAGATTATGGAGCCTCCAGAGGGACAGGATGAGGGGGTGTGGAAATATGAACATCTCAG ACAGTTCTGTTTGGAGCTCAATGGCTTAGCAGTTAAGCTGCAG AATGAGTGTCATCCTGACACGTGTACCCAGATGACTGCCACTGAGCAGTGGATCTTTCTGTGTGCTGCCCACAAGACTCCCAAAGAG TGCCCTGCCATTGACTACACAAGGCACACTCTCGATGGAGCTGCGTGTCTTCTCAACAGCAACAAGTATTTTCCCAGCCG CGTCAGCATTAAGGAATCATCTGTGGCCAAACTGGGCTCGGTTTGCCGTCGCATCTATAGGATCTTCTCCCATGCTTACTTTCACCACCGCCAGATTTTTGACAAGTATGAG AATGAGACTTTCTTGTGTCACCGCTTCACTCGTTTCGTGATGAAGTACAACCTTATGTCAAAGGACAACCTCATCGTGCCCATCCTGGAAGAGGAAGTCCAGAGTGCCACTGCTGGGGAGAGTGACGCCTGA
- the LOC109075397 gene encoding raftlin-2-like, which translates to MGCGLRKLEDPEDSSPGKIYSTLKRPQVETKTDSVYEYVLLDFSLEGSRPTVQYLSSLCELPHALQSYYTQGYVLAALHPIILSVGRTRFLPCSLLYRAILVRPRSSNPAVPMTDSLPVLRVEEWPLPGESLTSDTVRLLIDRVNSYSRGGVRFVGSVLQQAGGGGCNGRVPSPRRGCRSPPRTPPRTPPHTPPGDADLEGRGYSPDLRLLVLFHSWAPGCAPLDSLACCYHQGALSMRVSRKGQVVSALEADWLELTAAYYRKGWSLVDSFVYWETPKGEPVPRSLEGLFVYEEKSTAPPANDTIVVEQWTVIEGANVKTDYGPLLHTLAEFGWLLTCVLPTPIIRHDSEGNLATKQVVFLQRPVKGQMVPQPSQGSTRREVCSHSVSRGVDEPHTELSSPCSGGIGGFPVFGGGYPSALSHLDEGGFDPDEGAAEVTCM; encoded by the exons ATGGGATGTGGACTACGGAAATTGGAGGACCCGGAGGATAGCAGCCCGGGGAAAATCTACTCCACTTTAAAGAGACCACAGGTCGAGACTAAAACAGACTCCGTGTACGAGTATGTGCTGCTGGACTTCAGTCTGGAAG GCAGTCGGCCTACGGTGCAGTATCTGTCCTCGCTGTGCGAGCTGCCCCATGCCCTGCAGTCCTACTACACCCAGGGCTATGTACTGGCCGCCCTGCATCCCATCATCCTCTCGGTGGGCCGGACCCGCTTCCTGCCCTGCAGCCTGCTCTACCGGGCCATTCTGGTCCGCCCACGATCCAG TAATCCTGCAGTGCCGATGACTGACAGCTTGCCAGTGTTGCGAGTGGAGGAGTGGCCACTGCCCGGAGAATCTCTGACCAGTGACACAGTGAGACTGCTCATAGACCGG GTGAACAGTTATTCCAGGGGTGGCGTGCGGTTTGTTGGGTCCGTGCTCCAGCAGGCTGGAGGAGGGGGGTGTAATGGTAGGGTGCCCAGTCCCAGGAGGGGCTGCCGTTCCCCGCCACGCACTCCGCCTCGCACACCACCTCACACCCCACCTGGAGATGCAGATCTAGAGGGCCGTGGCTACAGCCCAG ACCTGAGGTTGCTGGTACTGTTTCACTCCTGGGCTCCGGGATGTGCCCCGCTGGATTCGCTGGCCTGCTGTTACCACCAGGGTGCGCTGTCCATGCGCGTGTCCAGAAAGGGTCAAGTTGTCAGTGCCCTGGAAGCTGATTGGCTGGAATTGACCGCAGCTTACTACCGCAAGGGCTGGTCATTGGTTGACTCTTTTGTATACTGGGAAACACCTAAAG GTGAGCCAGTGCCCAGGTCTCTAGAGGGGCTGTTTGTGTATGAGGAGAAAAGCACAGCGCCACCGGCCAATGACACGATTGTAGTGGAGCAGTGGACCGTTATAGAG GGTGCAAATGTAAAGACGGACTATGGTCCTCTGCTCCACACGTTAGCAGAATTCGGCTGGCTGCTCACCTGTGTGCTGCCCACCCCAATTATTCGCCATGACAG TGAAGGGAATCTCGCCACCAAGCAAGTTGTTTTCCTGCAAAGACCCGTCAAGGGCCAAATGGTACCACAGCCCAGTCAG GGATCTACACGACGAGAGGTGTGCAGTCACTCTGTGAGTCGAGGTGTGGATGAACCACACACAGAGCTGTCGTCTCCATGTTCAGGGGGAATCGGCGGTTTCCCCGTGTTTGGAGGGGGGTATCCCAGTGCACTGTCCCATTTAGATGAGGGAGGATTTGACCCAGACGAAGGGGCTGCAGAAGTCACCTGTATGTGA